Proteins from a single region of Pangasianodon hypophthalmus isolate fPanHyp1 chromosome 7, fPanHyp1.pri, whole genome shotgun sequence:
- the ganabb gene encoding neutral alpha-glucosidase AB isoform X2, with translation MSAMFEGNTLSAMQTSQCHTQNNYRMGLLFGICISLLLGSAWAVDRGNFKTCDQSAFCKRQRAMKPGQSPYRALLDTLELSDSRLTLQLINDNNKVHLLLELYRLQGNITRVKINELKPLKPRFEVPDVLVGEPPTEPLSVLSKDDNGVVLSLGAESQRLIVSARPFRLDIMEGPEVLLSLNSRGLLAFEHLRLRKDTQADPESAEVKENVDGAEEQDNEEKADDGAKDKEEKEDGLWEETFKSHTDSKPNGPTSISLDFSLPGVEHVYGIPEHADNLKLKTTDGGDPYRLYNLDVFQYELYNPMALYGSVPVMLAHNAQRTMGIFWFNAAETWVDISSNTAGKTVFGKMLDFVQGSSETPQTDVRWISESGIIDVFIMLGPKPSDVFTQYASLTGTQAFPPLAALAYHQCRWNYNDQDDVKAVDQGFDEHDIPYDFIWLDIEHTDGKRYFTWDPHKFPQPKEMLQNIMGKRRNMVAIVDPHIKVDSSYKIHNELTAKNFYVKNKDGRDYEGWCWPGNSGYPDFTRPDMREWWASMFAFDQYEGSMQNLYTWNDMNEPSVFNGPEVTMYKDAVHGNWEHRELHNLYGLYVHMATAEGLIQRSGGTERPFVLTRSFFAGSQRYGAVWTGDNAAEWDHLKISIPMCLSLGLVGISFCGADVGGFFKSPSTELLVRWYQTGAYQPFFRAHAHLDTPRREPWLFGPENTALIREAVRQRYALLPYWYQQFYHAYRTGQPVMRPLWVEYPKDAATFTIDDEFLIGRDLLVHPVTEEGARGVTAYLPGSGEVWYDVHTFQKHSGAQNLYIPVTMSSIPVFQRGGSIIPRKVRVRRSSVCMENDPYTLYVALGPQRFAEGELYMDDGHTFDFQAKKAFVHRSLTFSNNALTSKNLCLDCKFNTKSWIEKIFILGTSKPNKVTLQMDGRNTVVEFEFDASMSVLTLRKPGMNAAADWTILLQ, from the exons ATGTCTGCCATGTTTGAAGGGAATACCTTGTCAGCGATGCAGACTTCTCAGTGCCACACTCAGAATAACTACAG AATGGGGCTGCTGTTCGGGATCTGCATCTCTTTGCTTTTAGGCAGCGCCTGGGCTGTGGACCGGGGGAACTTCAAAACCTGCGATCAGAGTGCCTTCTGCAA GCGTCAGAGGGCCATGAAGCCCGGTCAGTCTCCATACCGAGCTTTACTGGACACTCTGGAGCTCAGTGACTCCAGACTCACTCTACAACTCATCAATGACAACAACAAG GTACACTTGCTGTTGGAGCTCTATAGGCTGCAGGGGAACATCACtcgtgtaaaaataaatgagctgAAACCCCTGAAGCCTCGATTTGAGGTCCCAGATGTGCTGGTAGGGGAGCCACCCACTGAGCC TCTCTCAGTGCTGTCTAAGGATGATAACGGTGTGGTTTTGTCTCTGGGAGCGGAGAGCCAGAGGCTGATCGTTAGCGCTCGCCCCTTCAGGCTGGATATCATGGAGGGGCCTGAAGTGCTGCTGTCGCTTAACTCCCGCGGCTTGCTCGCTTTTGAGCACCTGAGGCTGCGGAAAGACAC TCAGGCGGACCCAGAGAGTGCAGAAGTCAAAGAGAATGTTGATGGAGCTGAGGAGCAGGACAATGAAGAAAAG GCAGATGACGGAGCGAaagataaagaagaaaaagaagatggCTTGTGGGAGGAGACATTTaagtcacacacagacagtaaacccAATG GGCCAACGTCGATTAGTTTAGACTTCTCCTTGCCCGGAGTAGAACATGTATATGGCATACCAGAGCATGCGGACAACCTTAAACTCAAAACCACAGA TGGCGGAGACCCGTACAGATTGTACAATCTGGATGTGTTCCAGTATGAGCTCTATAACCCCATGGCCTTATATGGATCAGTGCCAGTTATGCTGGCCCATAATGCTCAGAGGACCATGGGCATCTTCTGGTTCAATGCTGCTGAGACCTGGGTGGACATCAGCTCCAACACTGCTGGCAAA ACTGTGTTTGGGAAGATGCTGGACTTTGTTCAGGGCTCCAGTGAAACTCCTCAGACTGACGTGCGCTGGATCTCTGAGAGTGGCATCATCGATGTCTTTATCATGCTTGGACCCAAACCATCTGATGTCTTCACACAATACGCCTCActtacag gcacCCAGGCCTTCCCTCCTCTGGCTGCGCTGGCCTACCACCAGTGTCGCTGGAACTACAATGACCAAGATGATGTGAAGGCAGTGGACCAGGGCTTCGACGAGCATGACATCCCATATGACTTCATCTGGCTTGACATCGAGCACACAGACGGCAAGCGTTACTTCACCTGGGACCCTCACAAGTTCCCGCAGCCCAAAGAGATGCTGCAGAACATCATGGGCAAGAGACGCAAT ATGGTGGCCATCGTAGACCCTCATATTAAAGTGGACAGCAGCTACAAGATCCATAACGAGTTAACTGCCAAAAACTTCTACGTCAAGAACAAAGATGGCAGAGACTACGAGGGATGGTGCTGGCCAG GGAACTCTGGTTATCCAGACTTCACTAGACCAGATATGAGAGAATGGTGGGCCAGTATGTTTGCATTTGATCAGTATGAG GGTTCGATGCAGAACCTGTACACGTGGAATGATATGAATGAGCCGTCTGTGTTCAACGGCCCAGAGGTCACCATGTACAAAGACGCAGTACATGGCAACTGGGAGCACAGAGAACTCCACAACCTCTACGGCCTCTACGTG CACATGGCCACAGCTGAAGGTCTGATCCAGAGGTCTGGGGGAACAGAGAGGCCATTTGTTCTCACTAGATCCTTCTTTGCTGGCTCACAGAGATATG GTGCTGTGTGGACTGGAGATAATGCAGCCGAGTGGGACCACCTGAAGATCTCTATCCCCATGTGTCTCAGTCTGGGGCTGGTGGGCATCTCGTTTTGTGGAG CTGATGTTGGTGGCTTCTTTAAGAGCCCTAGTACTGAGCTGCTGGTGCGTTGGTACCAGACTGGCGCATACCAGCCGTTCTTCCGTGCACACGCCCACCTGGACACCCCCAGGCGCGAGCCTTGGCTGTTTGGCCCTGAGAACACTGCTCTCATCCGGGAAGCTGTCCGCCAGCGCTATGCCCTCCTGCCCTACTGGTACCAGCAGTTCTACCATGCATACCGGACCGGCCAGCCTGTCATGAG GCCTCTGTGGGTTGAGTATCCTAAAGACGCAGCTACTTTCACCATTGATGACGAATTTCTGATTG GTCGAGATTTGCTGGTCCACCCCGTCACTGAGGAGGGGGCACGAGGAGTCACAGCCTACCTGCCTGGATCTGGGGAG GTTTGGTATGACGTCCACACATTCCAGAAACACAGTGGTGCTCAGAACCTCTACATTCCAGTCACCATGAGCTCT ATCCCAGTGTTCCAGCGCGGCGGCTCCATCATTCCTAGAAAGGTCAGAGTTCGTAGGTCATCTGTGTGCATGGAGAATGACCCCTACACCTTGTATGTGGCCCTCGGTCCACAG AGATTTGCTGAGGGCGAGCTCTACATGGATGATGGCCACACTTTTGATTTCCAAGCAAAGAAAGCATTTGTTCACCGCAGCCTAACATTCTCTAACAATGCCCTGACATCCAA GAACTTGTGTCTGGATTGCAAGTTCAATACTAAATCTTGGATTGAAAAGATTTTCATATTGGGAACCAGCAAGCCCAACAAGGTTACTCTTCAAATGGATG GCCGAAACACTGTTGTGGAGTTTGAGTTTGATGCCTCCATGTCAGTGTTAACCCTGCGCAAGCCAGGGATGAACGCTGCAGCAGACTGGACCATCCTGCTGCAGTAA
- the ganabb gene encoding integrator complex subunit 5 isoform X1 — translation MSAMFEGNTLSAMQTSQCHTQNNYSPQELALEIKAFISGVDQTQGRKLSVRDHARCAVRLLRTVPACRGAVLEHLRGVYDEYVASFFQDLEAESDNGSNSTTTGTNTSVSNLEDVVKEIHAVLLEFIRFNPKAWAPLVSSWAVDLLGQLSSKHAGRRAAPHSSSLNELLQLWMSCAATRSLMECYSQCLAAMLAWCPDACVDALLDTSVQHSPHFDWVVAHIGSAFPGTIISRVLACGLKDFYAHGYTSGEKSSQLQAVDKSSRVPKIGSVVGILGHLTSRHSDSIKRELLRMFQDSLSPSPQNAPPSAGAAWWENSPHLRRATVPFLLQLAALSPTLLGAVSVELVEFLRPPVLLQLHAQFQGLPREELENMLGLAVHLISQSPAGGARVLRFLADTATPASVIISGPTPSPHDGVREACDRLLQMLLLHLHKLVYNRPEGEEPYPHSTSSCAVPRVIPFLEELQAHVGELCAETLRLERKRHLWLHQLLCLLSVYGGPSVATEALCQMLTQARNPEELALASQLHSPLSSSIPGLLPAAVVRCVAQIHTQNLNSRELAQLLNNLATAVQSQEEDCKGGSTASGSSAHSSMAAQVGAAVSSHLHDFCPLLLHGDTMVCRAVARLLSCSQLPKACTPAQLLLISRAAVAHFFIALRQRGEGLKVGGQGGGEAVGYSMRLLSHLAGYSSLTLKIVLQQLVEGALHKGNRDLFGGQIETPGEDGVLTPTQVPDLGASLLDINYKFGTTVNFSGSVWSVFHAGVIGKGLKPPHIPSQSDPDKVNQNMQTLLAVTVQCCSSGGGGSSSNGSGSGNTRYHPAGESVLDEPSPINAEAAKVIAVTLVENVCPDVANGELSWPPEEHAKTTVERDIHIRQCFEANPVLFHLLRVVAAGRPALCYCSAVLRGLLATLLAHWEASREPSVADSPWHLQASCLLVSCMGEGQLLPPVLSNIHEVFPHLSPFEVRLLLLGVWEYMRGNSPMPQKFTFIAEKGMFFRDFSRDGDVARYIAPIHNVLHKNIDRLGHLCWRFQI, via the exons ATGTCTGCCATGTTTGAAGGGAATACCTTGTCAGCGATGCAGACTTCTCAGTGCCACACTCAGAATAACTACAG TCCCCAGGAACTTGCTTTGGAAATTAAAGCGTTCATCAGCGGCGTTGACCAGACACAAGGGCGTAAACTCAGTGTTCGTGATCATGCCCGCTGCGCTGTGCGTCTCCTCCGCACTGTCCCAGCTTGCCGAGGGGCAGTCCTAGAGCACCTGCGGGGTGTTTATGACGAATATGTGGCGTCCTTTTTTCAAGACCTGGAGGCTGAGAGTGACAATGGCAGTAACAGTACCACTACAGGAACCAACACCAGCGTGTCCAACCTGGAGGATGTGGTTAAAGAGATCCATGCCGTACTGCTAGAGTTTATTCGGTTTAACCCGAAAGCCTGGGCTCCACTAGTGTCTTCTTGGGCGGTGGATCTGCTTGGTCAGCTCAGCAGCAAGCACGCAGGGAGAAGAGCAGCTCCTCATTCGTCTAGTCTGAATGAACTCCTGCAGCTGTGGATGTCATGTGCAGCCACTCGCTCCCTCATGGAGTGTTACTCCCAGTGTCTGGCAGCAATGTTGGCCTGGTGTCCTGATGCCTGTGTGGATGCTTTGTTGGACACGTCTGTACAGCACTCGCCTCATTTTGACTGGGTGGTTGCCCACATTGGCTCTGCTTTCCCTGGCACCATCATCAGCAGGGTGCTTGCCTGTGGACTCAAGGACTTTTATGCACATGGATACACTTCAGGTGAAAAATCCAGCCAGCTGCAAGCAGTGGACAAAAGCAGCAGGGTGCCAAAAATAGGCTCTGTGGTGGGCATCCTTGGGCATTTAACCTCCAGGCATTCTGACAGCATTAAGAGGGAGCTCCTCAGGATGTTCCAGGATAGCTTGTCGCCCTCACCACAAAACGCACCTCCGTCTGCGGGGGCTGCATGGTGGGAGAACTCACCTCATCTCCGCAGGGCCACTGTGCCTTTCCTGCTTCAATTGGCTGCTCTCTCGCCAACTCTCCTTGGTGCCGTGTCAGTCGAGCTAGTGGAGTTCCTCCGTCCACCTGTGCTACTCCAGCTGCATGCTCAGTTCCAGGGCTTGCCCAGAGAAGAGCTAGAGAACATGTTGGGCTTAGCAGTGCACCTGATCAGTCAGAGCCCTGCAGGTGGAGCTCGGGTGCTGCGCTTTCTTGCCGACACTGCCACACCAGCCTCTGTTATCATTTCAGGCCCCACGCCCTCGCCGCATGATGGTGTACGTGAAGCTTGTGACCGTCTACTTCAGATGCTCCTACTGCATCTCCACAAACTCGTGTACAACAGACCTGAAGGTGAAGAGCCATATCCACACTCGACCTCCTCCTGTGCAGTGCCACGTGTGATCCCATTTCTTGAGGAGCTACAGGCCCATGTTGGCGAGCTCTGTGCTGAGACGCTCAGACTCGAAAGAAAAAGGCATCTCTGGCTGCATCAGCTGCTGTGTCTACTGTCTGTTTATGGTGGTCCTAGTGTGGCTACTGAAGCCTTGTGCCAGATGCTCACACAAGCCAGGAACCCTGAGGAGCTGGCATTAGCCTCACAACTCCACTCCCCTCTTTCTTCCTCCATCCCTGGACTGCTTCCAGCAGCTGTGGTGCGCTGCGTTGCTCAGATCCACACCCAAAACTTGAACAGTAGAGAGTTAGCACAGCTCTTGAACAACCTTGCTACAGCAGTACAGAGCCAGGAAGAAGACTGCAAAGGAGGCAGTACTGCATCTGGAAGTTCAGCACACTCATCAATGGCAGCTCAGGTTGGAGCTGCTGTTTCCAGCCATCTCCATGATTTCTGTCCACTGCTCCTTCACGGTGACACCATGGTATGTAGAGCAGTTGCTCGCCTTCTGTCCTGCAGCCAGCTACCAAAAGCTTGCACACCAGCGCAGCTGCTACTTATATCACGTGCAGCAGTGGCACATTTCTTCATAGCTCTGCGACAAAGAGGGGAGGGACTGAAGGTTGGAGGTCAGGGTGGTGGAGAGGCAGTTGGTTACTCTATGCGCTTGCTCTCCCACCTGGCAGGTTACTCCTCCCTGACACTCAAAATCGTCCTGCAGCAGCTTGTGGAAGGAGCATTACATAAGGGCAACCGAGATCTGTTTGGAGGCCAGATAGAAACCCCTGGTGAAGATGGTGTTCTCACACCCACTCAGGTTCCAGACTTGGGTGCCTCACTACTGGACATCAACTATAAATTTGGCACAACTGTCAACTTCTCCGGTAGTGTGTGGTCTGTGTTCCATGCTGGGGTGATTGGAAAGGGTCTTAAACCTCCTCACATTCCTTCACAGTCAGACCCTGATAAGGTTAACCAGAACATGCAGACTTTGCTTGCCGTCACagtgcagtgctgcagctcaGGTGGAGGAGGAAGCAGCAGTAATGGATCAGGCTCCGGAAATACCCGCTACCATCCAGCTGGTGAATCCGTTTTGGATGAGCCCTCCCCGATCAATGCAGAAGCCGCCAAGGTTATTGCCGTAACTCTGGTGGAGAACGTTTGCCCAGATGTAGCAAATGGAGAATTGTCCTGGCCACCTGAGGAACATGCCAAGACTACTGTTGAACGAGACATTCACATCCGACAATGTTTTGAAGCCAATCCTGTGTTGTTCCACCTTCTTCGAGTGGTGGCAGCTGGACGCCCAGCTCTCTGCTATTGCTCTGCTGTTTTGAGAGGACTTCTGGCCACACTATTGGCCCACTGGGAGGCTTCAAGAGAGCCTTCAGTGGCAGATTCCCCCTGGCATCTCCAAGCATCTTGCCTGCTAGTGTCCTGTATGGGAGAAGGTCAGCTTTTGCCACCGGTGCTAAGTAACATCCATGAAGTCTTTCCTCATCTCTCCCCGTTTGAGGTTAGACTTTTGCTGCTGGGTGTGTGGGAGTACATGCGTGGGAACAGCCCTATGCCACAGAAGTTTACTTTTATTGCTGAGAAAGGAATGTTTTTCAGAGATTTCTCTCGAGACGGTGATGTGGCGCGTTACATCGCACCAATCCACAATGTACTTCACAAGAACATTGACCGGCTCGGACACTTGTGTTGGAGGTTTCAGATATAG
- the ganabb gene encoding neutral alpha-glucosidase AB isoform X3 — MAAAFNERMGLLFGICISLLLGSAWAVDRGNFKTCDQSAFCKRQRAMKPGQSPYRALLDTLELSDSRLTLQLINDNNKVHLLLELYRLQGNITRVKINELKPLKPRFEVPDVLVGEPPTEPLSVLSKDDNGVVLSLGAESQRLIVSARPFRLDIMEGPEVLLSLNSRGLLAFEHLRLRKDTQADPESAEVKENVDGAEEQDNEEKADDGAKDKEEKEDGLWEETFKSHTDSKPNGPTSISLDFSLPGVEHVYGIPEHADNLKLKTTDGGDPYRLYNLDVFQYELYNPMALYGSVPVMLAHNAQRTMGIFWFNAAETWVDISSNTAGKTVFGKMLDFVQGSSETPQTDVRWISESGIIDVFIMLGPKPSDVFTQYASLTGTQAFPPLAALAYHQCRWNYNDQDDVKAVDQGFDEHDIPYDFIWLDIEHTDGKRYFTWDPHKFPQPKEMLQNIMGKRRNMVAIVDPHIKVDSSYKIHNELTAKNFYVKNKDGRDYEGWCWPGNSGYPDFTRPDMREWWASMFAFDQYEGSMQNLYTWNDMNEPSVFNGPEVTMYKDAVHGNWEHRELHNLYGLYVHMATAEGLIQRSGGTERPFVLTRSFFAGSQRYGAVWTGDNAAEWDHLKISIPMCLSLGLVGISFCGADVGGFFKSPSTELLVRWYQTGAYQPFFRAHAHLDTPRREPWLFGPENTALIREAVRQRYALLPYWYQQFYHAYRTGQPVMRPLWVEYPKDAATFTIDDEFLIGRDLLVHPVTEEGARGVTAYLPGSGEVWYDVHTFQKHSGAQNLYIPVTMSSIPVFQRGGSIIPRKVRVRRSSVCMENDPYTLYVALGPQRFAEGELYMDDGHTFDFQAKKAFVHRSLTFSNNALTSKNLCLDCKFNTKSWIEKIFILGTSKPNKVTLQMDGRNTVVEFEFDASMSVLTLRKPGMNAAADWTILLQ, encoded by the exons atggcggctgCCTTCAATGAAAG AATGGGGCTGCTGTTCGGGATCTGCATCTCTTTGCTTTTAGGCAGCGCCTGGGCTGTGGACCGGGGGAACTTCAAAACCTGCGATCAGAGTGCCTTCTGCAA GCGTCAGAGGGCCATGAAGCCCGGTCAGTCTCCATACCGAGCTTTACTGGACACTCTGGAGCTCAGTGACTCCAGACTCACTCTACAACTCATCAATGACAACAACAAG GTACACTTGCTGTTGGAGCTCTATAGGCTGCAGGGGAACATCACtcgtgtaaaaataaatgagctgAAACCCCTGAAGCCTCGATTTGAGGTCCCAGATGTGCTGGTAGGGGAGCCACCCACTGAGCC TCTCTCAGTGCTGTCTAAGGATGATAACGGTGTGGTTTTGTCTCTGGGAGCGGAGAGCCAGAGGCTGATCGTTAGCGCTCGCCCCTTCAGGCTGGATATCATGGAGGGGCCTGAAGTGCTGCTGTCGCTTAACTCCCGCGGCTTGCTCGCTTTTGAGCACCTGAGGCTGCGGAAAGACAC TCAGGCGGACCCAGAGAGTGCAGAAGTCAAAGAGAATGTTGATGGAGCTGAGGAGCAGGACAATGAAGAAAAG GCAGATGACGGAGCGAaagataaagaagaaaaagaagatggCTTGTGGGAGGAGACATTTaagtcacacacagacagtaaacccAATG GGCCAACGTCGATTAGTTTAGACTTCTCCTTGCCCGGAGTAGAACATGTATATGGCATACCAGAGCATGCGGACAACCTTAAACTCAAAACCACAGA TGGCGGAGACCCGTACAGATTGTACAATCTGGATGTGTTCCAGTATGAGCTCTATAACCCCATGGCCTTATATGGATCAGTGCCAGTTATGCTGGCCCATAATGCTCAGAGGACCATGGGCATCTTCTGGTTCAATGCTGCTGAGACCTGGGTGGACATCAGCTCCAACACTGCTGGCAAA ACTGTGTTTGGGAAGATGCTGGACTTTGTTCAGGGCTCCAGTGAAACTCCTCAGACTGACGTGCGCTGGATCTCTGAGAGTGGCATCATCGATGTCTTTATCATGCTTGGACCCAAACCATCTGATGTCTTCACACAATACGCCTCActtacag gcacCCAGGCCTTCCCTCCTCTGGCTGCGCTGGCCTACCACCAGTGTCGCTGGAACTACAATGACCAAGATGATGTGAAGGCAGTGGACCAGGGCTTCGACGAGCATGACATCCCATATGACTTCATCTGGCTTGACATCGAGCACACAGACGGCAAGCGTTACTTCACCTGGGACCCTCACAAGTTCCCGCAGCCCAAAGAGATGCTGCAGAACATCATGGGCAAGAGACGCAAT ATGGTGGCCATCGTAGACCCTCATATTAAAGTGGACAGCAGCTACAAGATCCATAACGAGTTAACTGCCAAAAACTTCTACGTCAAGAACAAAGATGGCAGAGACTACGAGGGATGGTGCTGGCCAG GGAACTCTGGTTATCCAGACTTCACTAGACCAGATATGAGAGAATGGTGGGCCAGTATGTTTGCATTTGATCAGTATGAG GGTTCGATGCAGAACCTGTACACGTGGAATGATATGAATGAGCCGTCTGTGTTCAACGGCCCAGAGGTCACCATGTACAAAGACGCAGTACATGGCAACTGGGAGCACAGAGAACTCCACAACCTCTACGGCCTCTACGTG CACATGGCCACAGCTGAAGGTCTGATCCAGAGGTCTGGGGGAACAGAGAGGCCATTTGTTCTCACTAGATCCTTCTTTGCTGGCTCACAGAGATATG GTGCTGTGTGGACTGGAGATAATGCAGCCGAGTGGGACCACCTGAAGATCTCTATCCCCATGTGTCTCAGTCTGGGGCTGGTGGGCATCTCGTTTTGTGGAG CTGATGTTGGTGGCTTCTTTAAGAGCCCTAGTACTGAGCTGCTGGTGCGTTGGTACCAGACTGGCGCATACCAGCCGTTCTTCCGTGCACACGCCCACCTGGACACCCCCAGGCGCGAGCCTTGGCTGTTTGGCCCTGAGAACACTGCTCTCATCCGGGAAGCTGTCCGCCAGCGCTATGCCCTCCTGCCCTACTGGTACCAGCAGTTCTACCATGCATACCGGACCGGCCAGCCTGTCATGAG GCCTCTGTGGGTTGAGTATCCTAAAGACGCAGCTACTTTCACCATTGATGACGAATTTCTGATTG GTCGAGATTTGCTGGTCCACCCCGTCACTGAGGAGGGGGCACGAGGAGTCACAGCCTACCTGCCTGGATCTGGGGAG GTTTGGTATGACGTCCACACATTCCAGAAACACAGTGGTGCTCAGAACCTCTACATTCCAGTCACCATGAGCTCT ATCCCAGTGTTCCAGCGCGGCGGCTCCATCATTCCTAGAAAGGTCAGAGTTCGTAGGTCATCTGTGTGCATGGAGAATGACCCCTACACCTTGTATGTGGCCCTCGGTCCACAG AGATTTGCTGAGGGCGAGCTCTACATGGATGATGGCCACACTTTTGATTTCCAAGCAAAGAAAGCATTTGTTCACCGCAGCCTAACATTCTCTAACAATGCCCTGACATCCAA GAACTTGTGTCTGGATTGCAAGTTCAATACTAAATCTTGGATTGAAAAGATTTTCATATTGGGAACCAGCAAGCCCAACAAGGTTACTCTTCAAATGGATG GCCGAAACACTGTTGTGGAGTTTGAGTTTGATGCCTCCATGTCAGTGTTAACCCTGCGCAAGCCAGGGATGAACGCTGCAGCAGACTGGACCATCCTGCTGCAGTAA